In Canis lupus baileyi chromosome X, mCanLup2.hap1, whole genome shotgun sequence, one DNA window encodes the following:
- the LOC140628241 gene encoding ATP synthase subunit e, mitochondrial-like, with protein sequence MVLLVQVSPLIKLNHDPVLFLSVAYGVKRYSYLRPQAKDERRRAAEEKKKQDEQKWIERELSEAQDDSLLK encoded by the coding sequence ATGGTGCTGCTGGTGCAAGTCTCTCCACTCATCAAGCTCAACCATGACCCTGTCCTATTCCTCAGTGTGGCCTATGGAGTCAAGCGCTACAGTTACCTGAGACCTCAGGCAAAAGATGAAAGGAGGAGAGCagctgaggagaaaaagaagcaggatGAGCAGAAATGGATTGAGAGAGAATTGTCAGAAGCCCAGGATGACAGCTTACTAAAGTGA